The proteins below come from a single Elusimicrobiota bacterium genomic window:
- the purL gene encoding phosphoribosylformylglycinamidine synthase subunit PurL, with translation MSIKSVKDNPFAQTVPLTAASDSQLLEISRKGLLSLTLDEMKTIQSYFKKQRRDPFDVELETIAQTWSEHCKHKTFSGVIEYEEEGRGSRVYDNLLKSTIMRATQELDRPWCWSTFRDNAGVIALDDEWGVAFKVETHNHPSALEPYGGAGTGIGGVIRDILGVGLGAKPVLNTDVFAFAPADLPARKIPKGVLSPKRIINGVVAGVRDYGNRMGIPTANGAVYFDEGFVANPLVFCGTVGLLPRDKVNKEVQPGDYVVTLGGRTGRDGIHGATFSSAALEEGITSSVVQIGHAIMEKRTMDVLLQARDQGFFRAVTDCGAGGFSSAVGELGAETGVVVDLEKAPLKYQGLLPWEIWVSESQERMVLAVPPEHWPALEALCQSEGVEATVFGTFARDGRLVIRYSGDTVADMEMVFLHDGMPRVRRKAVWRSKPELKASKPLALSGSVRTQDLGKLVLKLLAHPNIASKKWVVRQYDHEVQGGSVVKPFVGFDQRGPGDACVFRPRLGSSLGVVVSNGFNPSYSDSDPYWMAACAIDEALRNLVAVGGDIRHAAILDNFCWGDPEDPTELAALVRACQACYDLSKGYGVPFISGKDSLNNTWRDTQGRLRSIPRSLLISAIGVIPDVTRAVTMDLKEPGNWVYLLGETRDELGGAHLWKVLGQPAKGIVPHVQVAQAQTLFNLLYQAIQKGYVRACHDLSEGGLAVAAAEMAFAGNLGMDLDVGRLLTAGSLSDVSLLFSETPSRFIVEVPEAARHSFEGLLRGFFSYMGQVTLAKTLVIRQADKQRVLVREPLSALRKAWEAL, from the coding sequence ATGTCGATTAAAAGCGTGAAAGATAATCCGTTTGCGCAAACCGTTCCGCTCACCGCGGCCAGCGACTCTCAACTGTTGGAGATCAGCCGCAAAGGACTGCTCTCCCTGACGCTCGACGAGATGAAAACCATCCAGAGCTACTTTAAGAAACAGCGCCGGGACCCATTTGATGTGGAGCTGGAAACGATCGCCCAGACCTGGAGCGAACACTGCAAGCACAAAACGTTCAGCGGGGTGATTGAATACGAGGAAGAAGGGCGCGGCTCGCGCGTCTACGACAACCTCCTGAAATCCACGATCATGCGCGCGACGCAGGAACTGGACCGGCCGTGGTGCTGGTCCACCTTCCGCGACAACGCCGGGGTCATTGCGCTCGACGACGAGTGGGGCGTGGCCTTCAAAGTGGAAACCCATAACCACCCGTCAGCGCTGGAGCCTTACGGCGGCGCCGGCACCGGCATTGGCGGCGTGATCCGCGATATCCTTGGCGTGGGCCTGGGCGCCAAACCGGTTTTGAATACCGATGTCTTCGCGTTTGCTCCGGCGGATCTGCCCGCGCGCAAAATTCCAAAAGGGGTGCTGTCGCCGAAACGGATCATCAACGGGGTCGTGGCCGGGGTGCGCGATTACGGCAACCGGATGGGGATTCCCACCGCTAATGGCGCGGTGTACTTTGACGAAGGGTTTGTCGCCAACCCGCTGGTGTTTTGCGGAACCGTCGGGCTTCTGCCTCGAGATAAGGTCAATAAAGAAGTCCAGCCGGGCGATTATGTCGTCACATTGGGCGGGCGCACCGGGCGCGACGGGATTCACGGGGCGACCTTTTCCTCCGCCGCCCTCGAGGAGGGGATCACCTCGAGCGTGGTGCAGATCGGCCATGCCATTATGGAAAAGCGGACGATGGATGTCCTGCTTCAGGCCCGGGATCAAGGGTTTTTCCGGGCGGTGACGGATTGCGGCGCCGGCGGCTTCTCCTCCGCGGTCGGTGAGCTGGGCGCCGAGACCGGTGTGGTAGTCGATCTGGAAAAAGCCCCGCTGAAATATCAGGGACTTTTGCCGTGGGAGATCTGGGTTTCTGAAAGCCAGGAGCGCATGGTTCTGGCGGTGCCGCCGGAGCATTGGCCGGCGCTCGAGGCGCTTTGCCAGTCCGAGGGTGTGGAAGCCACCGTTTTCGGGACGTTTGCCCGGGACGGCCGTTTGGTGATTCGTTACAGCGGAGATACCGTCGCGGACATGGAGATGGTGTTTCTCCATGACGGCATGCCGCGCGTCCGTCGCAAGGCGGTCTGGCGGAGCAAGCCCGAACTGAAGGCATCGAAGCCGTTGGCCCTCAGTGGAAGCGTCCGGACGCAGGATCTTGGAAAGCTGGTGCTGAAACTTCTGGCTCACCCGAACATCGCGTCAAAGAAATGGGTCGTGCGCCAATACGATCATGAAGTGCAGGGGGGAAGCGTGGTGAAACCCTTTGTCGGGTTTGATCAGCGCGGTCCCGGCGACGCGTGTGTGTTCCGCCCGCGCCTTGGATCTTCCCTGGGTGTGGTGGTCTCGAACGGATTTAATCCTTCTTACTCGGATTCCGATCCCTACTGGATGGCGGCCTGTGCGATTGACGAGGCGCTACGGAACCTGGTGGCGGTCGGCGGAGACATCCGGCATGCGGCCATTCTGGATAATTTCTGCTGGGGCGATCCCGAAGATCCGACGGAACTCGCGGCGCTCGTGCGCGCCTGCCAGGCCTGTTACGACCTGAGCAAAGGCTATGGTGTGCCGTTTATTTCAGGGAAGGACAGCCTGAATAACACCTGGCGCGATACCCAGGGCCGGCTGCGTTCCATCCCGCGCAGTCTTTTGATCAGCGCCATCGGGGTGATCCCGGATGTCACCCGCGCGGTCACGATGGATCTGAAAGAACCCGGCAACTGGGTTTATCTTCTGGGTGAGACACGGGACGAACTGGGAGGCGCGCACCTCTGGAAGGTGTTGGGCCAGCCGGCGAAGGGGATCGTCCCGCATGTTCAAGTGGCTCAGGCGCAGACGCTTTTTAACCTCCTCTATCAGGCGATCCAAAAAGGATATGTGCGCGCCTGTCACGACCTCTCGGAGGGCGGGCTCGCGGTCGCGGCTGCCGAGATGGCGTTTGCCGGGAATCTGGGGATGGACCTGGATGTGGGGCGTCTCTTGACCGCGGGTTCGCTGTCGGATGTTTCGCTCCTTTTCTCCGAGACCCCCAGCCGATTTATTGTCGAGGTTCCGGAGGCCGCGCGTCATTCGTTTGAAGGTCTCCTGCGCGGGTTTTTTAGTTATATGGGACAGGTCACCCTCGCGAAAACGCTGGTTATTCGCCAGGCCGACAAACAGCGCGTTCTCGTTCGTGAGCCGCTCTCTGCTTTGAGAAAGGCTTGGGAAGCGTTATGA
- the purQ gene encoding phosphoribosylformylglycinamidine synthase I produces MSVIKALVLRTAGTNCDQETAEALRLAGAQPEILHIHQLFSGVRSLEEFQLLVIPGGFSYGDDVGAGKILANELRFRLGPAMDKFIAEGKRVIGICNGFQVLVKTGFLPGGSGGLQTATLASNDSGEFQCHWVRLKREKSACRWLNTTAISWELPIAHGEGKFIPLDAKTLATLERKGQVVFRYDGSNPNGSVHAIAGICNPQGNVVGLMPHPERHAVRTQHPEWTRRMDTGKEAPVGLQFFQAAVRAEGKI; encoded by the coding sequence ATGAGTGTCATTAAAGCCCTCGTGCTTCGTACCGCGGGAACTAACTGCGATCAGGAAACTGCGGAAGCCCTGCGCTTAGCCGGAGCCCAGCCGGAGATCCTGCACATTCACCAGCTTTTCTCCGGTGTGCGTTCCCTCGAGGAGTTTCAGCTCCTGGTCATCCCGGGCGGTTTTTCTTACGGCGATGATGTGGGCGCGGGAAAGATTCTGGCGAACGAACTGCGTTTCCGGCTGGGTCCTGCGATGGACAAATTTATCGCCGAAGGGAAGCGGGTCATCGGCATCTGCAACGGTTTCCAGGTGCTGGTGAAGACCGGTTTTCTTCCCGGCGGCTCCGGCGGTCTTCAGACCGCGACGCTGGCGTCCAACGACTCCGGGGAGTTCCAGTGCCACTGGGTCCGCTTGAAGCGCGAGAAATCCGCGTGCCGCTGGCTCAATACCACGGCCATCTCATGGGAGCTGCCGATCGCGCATGGCGAGGGGAAATTCATTCCGCTGGATGCGAAGACGTTGGCCACGCTCGAGCGCAAGGGCCAGGTGGTTTTCCGCTATGACGGCAGCAACCCGAACGGTTCGGTTCATGCGATCGCCGGCATCTGCAATCCGCAGGGCAACGTGGTGGGGCTGATGCCGCATCCCGAGCGCCATGCGGTGCGCACCCAGCATCCGGAATGGACCCGGCGGATGGATACCGGCAAAGAAGCGCCCGTGGGTCTGCAATTTTTTCAAGCCGCGGTCCGTGCAGAAGGTAAAATATAA
- the purF gene encoding amidophosphoribosyltransferase — protein sequence MTPLNDHFHDECGVIGVQHHLDASRIAYLGLYAQQHRGQESAGIAVSDGHQLTKHLGMGLVADVFDKSILESLKGRLAIGHVRYSTAGDTSMRNAQPLMATTSHGTLALAHNGNLTNAISIRRELEAGGSIFQTSSDSEVLLHLIARSRASNLRDAIIESLRQVEGSYSLVFCTKKELIAVRDPYGVRPLVLGRLGRATLVASETCAFDIVGAKFIREVRPGELVYINGGGMKSTIFAQRPQTAFCSFEHIYFSRPDSLIFGKSVYAARTELGRQLAREAPAHANMVVAVPDSANVAAVGYAEESGIPYGLGLIRSHYIGRTFIEPRQSIRDFGARIKYNAVPDVLRGKSIVLVDDSIVRGTTSRKLVRMLRRVGVKAIHMRISSPPIIGSCYYGIDTPTKKELIAANHSVAEIRDYLGVESLAYLSVEGLLKACGGTRKQFCVGCFTDQYPIPLFDFEKKDIKPVC from the coding sequence ATGACTCCATTGAACGACCATTTTCATGATGAATGCGGGGTGATCGGCGTGCAGCATCACCTGGATGCCTCGCGGATCGCTTATCTCGGCCTTTATGCGCAGCAGCACCGGGGCCAGGAATCGGCCGGCATCGCGGTCTCCGACGGACATCAGCTGACCAAACACCTGGGCATGGGCCTGGTGGCGGATGTGTTTGACAAAAGCATCCTCGAATCGCTCAAAGGGCGCCTGGCGATCGGCCATGTGCGTTACTCTACTGCGGGTGACACGAGCATGCGCAACGCCCAGCCGCTCATGGCCACCACGTCTCACGGGACGCTGGCGCTTGCGCACAACGGCAACCTGACGAACGCCATCAGCATCCGCCGCGAGCTGGAAGCCGGCGGCTCGATCTTTCAGACTTCCTCCGACAGCGAAGTGCTGCTGCATCTGATCGCACGCTCCCGCGCGTCGAACCTTCGTGACGCCATCATCGAGAGCCTCCGGCAGGTGGAAGGCTCCTACTCCCTGGTGTTCTGCACCAAGAAGGAGTTGATCGCGGTGCGGGACCCGTACGGCGTGCGGCCGCTCGTTCTGGGCCGGCTGGGCCGAGCCACCCTGGTTGCCTCGGAGACCTGCGCGTTCGATATCGTCGGAGCCAAATTTATCAGGGAAGTGCGCCCCGGCGAGCTGGTGTACATTAACGGCGGCGGCATGAAATCCACGATCTTCGCCCAGCGGCCGCAGACCGCATTTTGCAGCTTTGAGCACATTTATTTTTCCCGTCCGGACAGCCTGATTTTCGGCAAAAGCGTTTACGCGGCGAGGACCGAACTGGGCCGTCAGTTGGCGCGGGAAGCGCCGGCGCATGCGAATATGGTGGTAGCGGTCCCGGACTCCGCCAATGTGGCCGCGGTCGGGTATGCGGAGGAGTCCGGTATTCCCTACGGGCTGGGTCTGATCCGCAGCCATTATATCGGCAGGACATTCATCGAACCCCGTCAGTCCATCCGCGATTTTGGAGCGAGAATTAAGTACAATGCTGTGCCCGACGTGTTGAGGGGAAAAAGCATCGTTCTCGTCGATGACTCCATCGTCAGGGGGACCACAAGTCGTAAGCTGGTCCGGATGCTTCGCCGGGTGGGTGTGAAAGCGATTCACATGCGCATCAGCTCGCCGCCCATCATCGGCTCCTGCTACTACGGGATCGATACCCCGACGAAAAAGGAATTGATCGCGGCCAATCACTCGGTTGCCGAGATTCGTGACTACCTCGGGGTGGAGAGTCTGGCGTATCTGTCGGTGGAAGGGCTCCTGAAGGCCTGCGGCGGAACGCGCAAACAGTTTTGCGTCGGCTGTTTCACGGATCAGTATCCGATCCCGCTCTTCGATTTTGAAAAAAAAGACATCAAGCCCGTCTGCTAA